A single region of the Granulicella aggregans genome encodes:
- the tsaE gene encoding tRNA (adenosine(37)-N6)-threonylcarbamoyltransferase complex ATPase subunit type 1 TsaE has protein sequence MIDAKHERRFKTRSVNGTMAIAERVAEILMPTPRLVILRGEMGAGKTTLVKGIAAALGAADPAEVTSPTFTLVHEYKGAKVKIYHLDLYRLETERELATLGIEEMIAEPDALVLVEWGEKFPSVVAMANGEVAMENLGGDERLMVIGVK, from the coding sequence ATGATTGACGCAAAGCACGAGAGACGGTTCAAGACGCGGTCCGTGAATGGGACCATGGCCATTGCCGAGCGGGTGGCGGAGATCCTGATGCCGACGCCTCGGCTGGTGATTCTGCGTGGAGAGATGGGCGCGGGGAAGACGACGCTGGTGAAGGGGATTGCCGCGGCGCTGGGAGCGGCCGATCCTGCGGAGGTCACCAGCCCCACGTTCACGCTGGTGCATGAATACAAGGGCGCGAAGGTGAAGATCTATCACCTCGATCTCTACCGTCTGGAGACGGAGAGAGAGTTGGCGACGTTGGGCATTGAAGAGATGATCGCCGAACCAGATGCTCTGGTGTTGGTGGAATGGGGTGAGAAGTTTCCCAGCGTGGTGGCGATGGCGAATGGCGAGGTGGCAATGGAGAATTTGGGTGGGGACGAGCGGCTGATGGTGATCGGCGTCAAGTAA
- a CDS encoding penicillin-binding transpeptidase domain-containing protein, with translation MVKSSRLVFFGLFVLALAIGSETAFAKVVHHAHKAVKAKASSHVVTKTSHRVAHSSTTTKAATAKVAVARSGRRGVAKAKLAVGRTRYTERFTGNSFADIDNLTLGDVTQGEDPVVRAAAIEALGNMNGTALAIDPSSGRILAMVNQKLALSPGAEPCSTIKLSVALAALEEGIVTRDTPVNLGGHYHLTLTEALAHSNNLYFETLGRSLGFERVKHYANQFGLGELAGYNIQGEQLGTYPDHELPASAGGVGRMCSFGESVSMTPLQLGAMVAAIANGGTLYYLQHPQTPDDIANFNPKVKRILDIAPLLPDMHVGMAAAVQYGTARSLKANFTAFPVMGKTGTCSNNGVRYGWFGSFADTPTGRIVTVIFLEGGRPTFGPKAAELTGQFYRGLWERAYFQPKVQPATDTTTGTR, from the coding sequence TTGGTTAAGTCTTCCCGGCTTGTTTTCTTTGGTCTTTTTGTACTTGCCCTGGCAATCGGAAGTGAAACCGCCTTCGCGAAGGTGGTTCACCACGCCCATAAGGCTGTGAAGGCGAAGGCATCGAGCCATGTGGTCACGAAGACCTCCCATCGGGTGGCTCACTCCTCAACTACTACGAAGGCTGCAACGGCCAAGGTCGCGGTGGCACGTTCGGGGCGTCGCGGCGTAGCGAAGGCCAAACTCGCCGTGGGGCGCACGCGGTACACCGAGCGGTTCACGGGTAACTCCTTTGCCGACATCGACAACCTGACGCTGGGCGACGTGACCCAGGGTGAAGATCCCGTGGTCCGGGCGGCGGCGATTGAAGCGCTGGGCAACATGAACGGAACGGCTTTGGCGATCGATCCCTCGAGCGGGCGGATTCTGGCGATGGTGAACCAGAAGCTGGCGCTCTCGCCGGGTGCGGAACCCTGTTCGACGATCAAGCTTTCTGTCGCCCTCGCGGCTCTTGAAGAGGGAATTGTGACCCGGGACACGCCGGTGAATCTGGGCGGCCACTACCACCTGACCCTCACCGAGGCGCTGGCGCACTCGAACAATCTTTATTTTGAAACACTTGGCCGCTCGCTCGGATTTGAGCGCGTAAAGCACTACGCGAATCAGTTCGGCCTGGGCGAGCTTGCCGGGTACAACATTCAGGGCGAGCAGCTCGGTACCTATCCTGACCACGAACTCCCTGCCTCGGCGGGCGGCGTGGGGCGGATGTGCAGCTTTGGCGAGAGCGTCTCAATGACCCCGCTTCAACTTGGGGCGATGGTGGCGGCCATTGCGAACGGTGGCACGCTCTACTACCTGCAGCATCCGCAGACGCCGGACGACATTGCGAACTTCAATCCCAAGGTGAAACGGATTCTCGATATCGCTCCTCTGCTCCCGGACATGCACGTTGGAATGGCGGCGGCGGTGCAGTATGGGACGGCGCGGTCGCTGAAGGCGAACTTTACGGCGTTTCCAGTGATGGGGAAGACTGGGACGTGCTCGAACAACGGCGTTCGGTACGGCTGGTTCGGTTCGTTCGCGGACACCCCGACCGGACGTATTGTGACGGTGATCTTCTTAGAAGGTGGACGCCCAACCTTCGGCCCGAAGGCGGCTGAGCTAACGGGTCAGTTCTACCGTGGGCTATGGGAACGGGCGTACTTCCAGCCCAAGGTACAGCCGGCCACGGACACGACGACCGGCACCCGGTAG
- a CDS encoding metal-sulfur cluster assembly factor, whose product MTPQITEDSIRDALRDCYDPEVPCNIVDLGLVYSVVVAPDPDAPGAGIPGVPQRNKVHIGLTLTSKGCPAHTQIIAQIEGRLSAFETVSQTSVDLVWDPAWSPARISPEGRKLLGIES is encoded by the coding sequence ATGACTCCGCAGATCACAGAAGACTCTATCCGCGACGCTCTCCGCGACTGCTACGATCCCGAGGTTCCCTGCAACATCGTCGATCTTGGCCTCGTCTACAGCGTCGTTGTCGCGCCTGATCCCGACGCGCCCGGCGCGGGCATCCCCGGCGTTCCGCAGCGCAACAAGGTTCACATCGGCCTGACTCTTACTTCCAAGGGCTGCCCCGCACACACCCAGATCATCGCCCAGATCGAAGGCCGCCTCAGCGCCTTCGAGACGGTCAGCCAGACCTCGGTAGACCTCGTCTGGGACCCCGCATGGAGTCCCGCCCGCATCTCCCCTGAAGGTCGCAAGCTGCTGGGAATTGAATCTTGA
- a CDS encoding cell division protein FtsQ/DivIB, whose product MLDAPEEMYAPSPAAARRRPRLTEPEPRVDSGRDFDDDFADGLPERVEEAAASSRRQRGGMRFRFNGRPVRLPKTLWGRVASAAGVLLFLGFVTAGVIAVRSFFLHDPRFVIESSSAIESVGNEHVTRAQLLSVFGEDVERNIFNVPLAERRVQLERMPWVEHATVMRLLPNHIRILITERTPVAFVQQGTRSSMVDANGVLLDMPVDGSGDSHYSFPVIMSGIGAEDPLSTRAARMRIFTSFLGDLDSTGEHISQKISEVYLSNPEDVKALIPDGQSSVLVHFGDKDFLDRYRKFEQHLVEWRTQYPKLTSVDMRYDRQVVLDMQPGSEVPVKASSTQVVEQGGKTDAKPVSKLASQQVARPAAKTVAQHPPKPVVKAVAKAPAKPAAKGKQPAKPATEEWHMVVVKPHTKAAAALVAKAKPSHSPQASPQ is encoded by the coding sequence GTGCTTGATGCGCCGGAGGAGATGTACGCTCCTTCGCCAGCCGCTGCTCGCCGCCGGCCTCGGCTGACGGAACCAGAGCCGCGTGTGGACTCGGGCCGTGACTTCGACGACGACTTTGCCGACGGCCTGCCCGAACGGGTGGAAGAGGCTGCGGCGAGTTCGCGCCGACAGCGCGGAGGGATGCGGTTCCGCTTCAACGGGCGACCGGTGCGGCTGCCGAAGACGCTTTGGGGGCGGGTCGCCAGCGCCGCGGGGGTGTTGCTGTTTCTGGGCTTCGTGACCGCCGGGGTGATCGCCGTTCGCAGCTTCTTTCTGCACGATCCCCGGTTCGTGATCGAGTCTTCTTCTGCGATTGAAAGCGTCGGCAATGAGCATGTGACCCGGGCGCAGTTGCTAAGCGTCTTCGGTGAGGATGTGGAGCGGAATATCTTCAACGTTCCTCTTGCAGAGCGCCGGGTTCAACTGGAGCGGATGCCCTGGGTGGAGCATGCGACGGTGATGCGTCTGCTGCCCAACCACATTCGGATACTTATCACTGAACGGACGCCGGTGGCGTTTGTGCAGCAGGGAACGCGGTCGAGCATGGTCGACGCGAACGGCGTTCTGCTCGATATGCCGGTGGACGGTTCCGGAGACTCCCATTACTCGTTCCCAGTGATTATGTCGGGAATCGGCGCTGAGGATCCGCTGTCGACGCGCGCCGCCCGCATGAGGATCTTCACCAGCTTTCTCGGCGACCTGGACAGCACTGGCGAGCACATCTCGCAGAAGATCAGCGAGGTCTACCTGTCGAATCCCGAGGACGTAAAGGCGTTGATTCCCGATGGGCAAAGCTCCGTCCTGGTGCACTTTGGCGACAAGGATTTTCTGGACCGCTATCGCAAGTTCGAGCAGCATCTGGTGGAGTGGCGGACGCAGTATCCGAAGCTGACGTCGGTGGACATGCGGTACGACCGTCAGGTCGTGCTAGACATGCAGCCAGGCAGCGAGGTGCCGGTCAAAGCATCGAGTACGCAGGTGGTTGAGCAGGGCGGAAAGACAGATGCAAAGCCGGTTAGCAAGTTAGCGAGTCAGCAGGTAGCTAGACCTGCTGCGAAGACTGTGGCGCAGCATCCTCCGAAACCGGTGGTAAAGGCGGTTGCAAAGGCACCTGCAAAGCCAGCGGCCAAGGGCAAGCAGCCAGCGAAACCGGCCACCGAAGAGTGGCACATGGTCGTGGTGAAGCCGCATACTAAGGCTGCGGCGGCGCTGGTAGCGAAGGCGAAGCCGTCGCACTCCCCTCAAGCGAGTCCGCAGTGA
- a CDS encoding polyprenyl synthetase family protein, with protein MNSIVQSLLRSGAASTDAALEHLLPGTDVLPHSIHRAMRHSVFAGGKRLRPILCMEAARMVATHASPAPAGTMPEGVAELGAALEMLHTYSLIHDDLPALDDDVLRRGQPTCHVAFGEATAILAGDALQTLAFQTIGNLRTPPATTVAILREIAAAVSTGVGTVGDIQTVLPPGMIGGQVMDIEGEGHTPTAELVEAIHRAKTGALIAVSIVAGGLYGAGSASTESTASSDTIARLRSFGEKAGLAFQIVDDVLDMTQDSAQLGKTAGKDTATVKATWPAVYGIERSNEDAKTLIADAFAELEPFGAAADGLKAIAQYLVERTN; from the coding sequence ATGAATTCGATTGTTCAATCTCTTTTACGTTCCGGTGCCGCCTCCACCGACGCCGCCCTGGAACATCTTCTGCCTGGTACGGACGTCCTTCCCCACTCCATCCATCGCGCGATGCGCCACAGCGTCTTCGCCGGTGGCAAGCGTCTACGCCCCATCCTCTGCATGGAAGCCGCCCGCATGGTCGCGACCCACGCAAGTCCCGCGCCTGCAGGCACCATGCCCGAAGGCGTCGCCGAACTCGGCGCTGCGCTGGAGATGCTGCACACCTACTCGCTCATCCACGATGACCTGCCCGCGCTCGACGACGATGTTCTTCGCCGCGGCCAGCCCACCTGCCACGTAGCCTTCGGTGAAGCCACGGCCATCCTCGCAGGCGACGCTCTGCAGACGCTCGCCTTCCAGACCATCGGCAACCTCCGCACGCCCCCCGCAACCACGGTCGCAATCCTGCGCGAGATCGCTGCCGCCGTCTCCACCGGCGTGGGCACGGTCGGCGACATCCAGACCGTCCTTCCCCCCGGCATGATTGGCGGCCAGGTCATGGACATCGAAGGCGAAGGACACACCCCGACGGCAGAACTCGTCGAAGCCATCCACCGCGCCAAGACCGGGGCCTTGATCGCGGTCAGCATCGTCGCTGGAGGTCTCTACGGCGCGGGTTCTGCTTCAACCGAATCGACCGCCTCTTCAGACACCATCGCCCGCCTTCGCTCCTTCGGCGAGAAGGCCGGCCTCGCCTTCCAGATCGTCGATGACGTCCTCGACATGACCCAGGACTCGGCCCAACTGGGCAAGACCGCCGGAAAGGATACGGCGACCGTCAAAGCCACATGGCCCGCCGTCTACGGCATCGAGCGATCGAACGAAGACGCAAAGACTCTCATCGCCGATGCCTTCGCCGAGCTCGAACCCTTCGGCGCAGCCGCCGACGGCCTCAAGGCAATCGCGCAGTATCTTGTCGAAAGAACCAACTAA
- the ftsA gene encoding cell division protein FtsA, with amino-acid sequence MTQKPDSLITVLDAGSSKSVVLVAELHDGVLRYRGHGIEVSRGMRKGLISKLEPAAEAINKAALTAERLTKAAIESCVVGIGGTHVKGINSRGGISMGSRMKEITREEVRACVDRARSIALPPDREVLHLLPQEFILDDQEGIHDPIGMVGNKLEVNLHLSTCSGGIAQSVVTCANRAGLEVIDTVYEGIAAAEAVLSADERELGVCIADIGASTTELAVFFEGSIAHTAVLPIGGDHFTNDLAVGLHVSVEEAEYLKKTFGNCVVTAVPQLNEIEIGGNVADPNGQPARLVRQRFLAEILEPRARELFTMLRDNLRQGGVLEALGAGLVLTGGGANLQGLQDNAESLLRVSSRIGRPVPLSRMPEELVRPEFSVAIGMLLYTHRTQVRRANEEQGLKSKLKSIFGGSF; translated from the coding sequence GTGACCCAGAAGCCTGACAGTCTCATCACGGTACTCGACGCGGGAAGCTCGAAGTCGGTCGTGCTGGTGGCGGAGCTGCATGACGGCGTGCTGCGGTATCGCGGACATGGGATTGAAGTCTCGCGCGGCATGCGGAAGGGGCTGATCTCAAAGCTGGAGCCAGCGGCGGAGGCGATCAATAAGGCCGCGCTGACAGCGGAGCGGTTGACCAAGGCGGCCATCGAGAGCTGCGTGGTGGGCATCGGCGGAACCCACGTCAAGGGGATCAACAGCCGCGGCGGCATCAGCATGGGTAGCCGGATGAAAGAGATTACGCGCGAGGAGGTTCGCGCCTGCGTCGATCGTGCGCGATCGATCGCGCTGCCGCCTGACCGCGAGGTGCTGCATCTGCTGCCGCAGGAGTTCATCCTGGACGACCAGGAAGGAATTCACGACCCGATCGGCATGGTGGGCAACAAGCTTGAGGTGAATCTTCATCTTTCGACGTGCTCAGGAGGGATCGCGCAGTCGGTAGTGACGTGCGCGAATCGCGCCGGGCTTGAGGTGATCGACACGGTCTATGAAGGCATCGCGGCGGCTGAGGCGGTGCTTTCGGCAGACGAGCGAGAGCTTGGCGTGTGCATTGCAGACATCGGCGCGAGTACGACGGAGCTGGCGGTCTTCTTTGAGGGATCGATCGCGCATACGGCGGTGCTTCCCATCGGTGGCGATCACTTCACCAACGACCTCGCGGTTGGGTTGCACGTCTCGGTGGAAGAGGCCGAGTATCTGAAGAAGACCTTCGGCAACTGCGTGGTCACGGCTGTTCCGCAGTTGAACGAGATTGAGATTGGCGGCAACGTCGCAGACCCCAACGGGCAGCCTGCGAGACTTGTCCGACAGCGGTTTCTGGCGGAGATTCTGGAGCCAAGGGCGCGGGAGCTCTTCACCATGCTGCGCGATAACCTGCGGCAGGGCGGCGTGCTGGAGGCGCTGGGCGCGGGGCTGGTGCTGACGGGCGGCGGAGCGAACCTGCAGGGATTGCAGGACAACGCCGAGAGCCTGCTAAGGGTCTCCTCGCGCATCGGGAGGCCGGTGCCGCTTTCAAGGATGCCGGAGGAGCTGGTGCGGCCAGAGTTTTCTGTTGCTATCGGGATGCTGCTCTACACGCACCGGACGCAGGTGCGGCGCGCGAACGAAGAGCAGGGCTTGAAGTCGAAGTTGAAGTCTATCTTTGGCGGGAGTTTTTAG
- the ftsZ gene encoding cell division protein FtsZ, with protein MTIQAEDPLRIQYHEDPPHGARIKVIGVGGGGNNAVNRMIAAGVEGVEFITANTDVQALKASNAPIKLQLGVKLTSGLGAGANPDVGRRAALEDSEKIIEALEGADMVFVTAGLGGGTGTGAAPVIASLASEMGALTVAVVTRPFGFEGKRRMMQAERGLQELLEAVDTLIVIPNEKLLAVAKDAGFFESFQIADDVLRQAVQGISDIITIPGVINRDFADVKTTMAGMGYAVMGTAARSGETRAKDAAAAAMASPLLEAGAIDGARGILINVTGSSSLKLSEVNEASTIIQSAAHEDANIIFGAVLDERLGDEVKITVIATGFREMPHARPAAPVAAAEPVIAAAVAPRVPVVPQPVPVAEVPAPVIPVAPPVAIAPVAEPAPVVEEQRFFRPERRERMLADASLPTIRHEDVPVQPRAGGSGISSVRAAADRFAAEHAALAAPAAVPAPAIATPAPPAAPAVSAAPATPPAPAMAAPVAPPIPTFSVKSFAVQTPAPEPIPAPIPEAVEPVVAAPPVFAPETVTSEAEEPDFRVSVVSAAMAETHRSAPQVFASAPQLGLAPPPEPVPPVQPIAAQAPVAQTPVAQVPREPVAASSLTTSAAEVAPQPRVVTAPVAPEPELRAVPASIFDDEFFRVPVPAPAPTRQEERPEPSKSSSFFLNTPAFRTSTPPSPRQSEAPGGYEAGAGYERPAPPPAPRPAERLIERHIEPEIEAPVATERPRQEAPARSSFFFGRKAAPVEAVETVDADELDIPAFLRRGR; from the coding sequence ATGACCATTCAAGCCGAAGATCCTCTCCGCATCCAGTATCACGAAGATCCGCCGCATGGCGCACGCATTAAGGTGATTGGTGTCGGCGGCGGCGGCAACAACGCGGTCAATCGCATGATCGCAGCCGGGGTGGAGGGCGTTGAGTTCATCACTGCCAATACCGATGTGCAGGCGCTGAAGGCGTCGAACGCGCCTATCAAGCTGCAGCTTGGGGTGAAGCTGACGAGTGGACTGGGCGCGGGTGCGAACCCGGATGTGGGTCGGCGGGCCGCGCTTGAGGACTCCGAAAAGATCATCGAGGCGCTTGAGGGTGCCGACATGGTCTTCGTGACGGCCGGACTTGGTGGAGGCACGGGTACGGGAGCGGCGCCGGTGATCGCGTCGCTGGCGAGCGAGATGGGAGCGCTGACCGTTGCAGTCGTAACGCGCCCGTTTGGATTTGAGGGCAAGCGCCGCATGATGCAGGCGGAGCGAGGCCTGCAGGAGCTGCTCGAGGCGGTCGACACGCTGATCGTAATCCCGAACGAGAAGCTGCTGGCCGTGGCGAAGGACGCGGGATTCTTTGAGAGCTTTCAGATCGCGGACGATGTGCTGCGCCAGGCGGTGCAGGGGATCTCGGACATCATTACGATCCCCGGTGTGATCAACCGCGACTTTGCCGACGTGAAGACGACGATGGCGGGCATGGGCTACGCGGTGATGGGAACGGCGGCGCGTTCGGGCGAGACTCGGGCGAAGGACGCTGCTGCGGCCGCGATGGCTTCTCCGCTGCTTGAAGCGGGAGCGATCGATGGGGCGCGGGGCATCCTGATCAATGTGACTGGATCGAGCTCGCTGAAGCTGAGCGAGGTCAATGAGGCCTCCACGATCATCCAGAGTGCGGCGCACGAGGACGCGAACATCATCTTTGGCGCGGTGCTCGACGAGCGGCTGGGCGACGAGGTGAAGATTACCGTGATCGCGACTGGCTTCCGCGAGATGCCGCATGCGAGACCGGCTGCGCCGGTAGCCGCTGCAGAGCCAGTGATTGCCGCGGCCGTGGCTCCCAGAGTCCCTGTCGTTCCGCAGCCGGTTCCGGTGGCGGAGGTTCCCGCGCCTGTGATTCCGGTGGCTCCCCCGGTTGCGATTGCACCGGTTGCAGAGCCAGCGCCCGTAGTTGAGGAACAGCGGTTCTTCCGGCCGGAGCGCCGCGAGCGCATGCTGGCGGACGCTTCGCTGCCGACGATTCGGCATGAGGACGTTCCGGTACAGCCACGGGCTGGCGGTTCCGGAATCTCGAGCGTGCGCGCGGCGGCTGACCGTTTTGCCGCGGAGCATGCGGCCTTGGCTGCCCCGGCAGCTGTTCCTGCTCCTGCGATTGCGACTCCTGCTCCGCCAGCGGCACCTGCTGTGTCCGCAGCCCCGGCCACGCCTCCCGCACCTGCTATGGCTGCTCCAGTTGCGCCCCCGATACCGACTTTCTCCGTGAAGTCCTTCGCCGTGCAGACTCCAGCTCCGGAACCGATTCCCGCGCCAATCCCCGAAGCAGTAGAGCCGGTGGTCGCCGCTCCGCCTGTTTTCGCTCCGGAAACCGTCACCTCGGAGGCCGAGGAGCCCGACTTTCGCGTCTCCGTAGTTTCGGCGGCGATGGCCGAGACGCATCGCTCGGCACCGCAGGTCTTTGCCTCAGCTCCCCAGTTGGGACTGGCCCCGCCGCCCGAGCCAGTGCCCCCGGTTCAGCCCATCGCGGCCCAAGCTCCTGTGGCCCAGACTCCCGTGGCGCAGGTGCCAAGAGAGCCGGTAGCCGCTTCCTCGTTGACCACCTCGGCCGCCGAGGTGGCGCCCCAGCCACGAGTCGTGACGGCCCCGGTTGCGCCGGAGCCCGAGCTTCGGGCCGTTCCGGCTTCCATCTTCGACGACGAGTTCTTTCGCGTGCCGGTTCCAGCCCCGGCTCCAACTCGTCAGGAGGAGCGGCCGGAGCCGTCGAAGTCCAGCTCCTTCTTTCTGAACACTCCGGCGTTTCGAACCTCTACTCCGCCATCTCCACGTCAGAGTGAGGCTCCTGGCGGCTATGAAGCTGGCGCAGGCTATGAACGGCCAGCTCCTCCCCCTGCTCCACGGCCGGCTGAGCGGCTGATCGAACGCCATATTGAGCCTGAGATTGAGGCTCCAGTTGCGACCGAACGGCCAAGACAAGAGGCCCCGGCACGCAGTTCCTTCTTCTTTGGAAGGAAGGCTGCCCCGGTAGAGGCGGTGGAGACGGTTGACGCGGATGAGCTTGATATCCCGGCGTTTCTGCGGCGCGGACGTTGA
- a CDS encoding NAD(P)H-hydrate dehydratase, with product MAKVKILTAANMAETDRRTMAYYAIPMSALMGNAGAAVAQFIERRYPGAKRLLFLCGKGNNGGDGIVAAKVLAATGDREITVAILGEVSDLKETPATELRALQRAAPQVTVIGMKEGSLPEFESFDLIVDAIVGTGFKPPLSGLGALVRDRVASLRTPVVAVDLPSGWDADSAEQQSPNAFRADAVVTFTAPKLAHVFGALTRGNVFGPVVVAEIGSPDAVISSSGDLHWGGASKTVAQTPRDVNSNKGKFGHVLLIGGSYGTAGAPSMSSLAAMRTGAGLVTAAVPESIVNLVAQIAPELMIAPLTQGTEGAVDLRNLDRLDSLMKKISVVAVGPGLSTKGDASEFARQLVAKTTVPIVIDADALNAFDVSRTHLLDGVGRTIVLTPHPGEFSRLTGLTVKEVEADRINLARNFATKHHVTLVLKGWRTLIAHPDGSIAVNTTGNPSMAKGGSGDILTGIVAAMLAQFPGSVAEAVEAAVYLHGLAGDFAAHAMDEHTVLATDTVAHLSDAFRYRTRDTDGFTWITGLNKR from the coding sequence ATGGCAAAAGTGAAGATTCTTACCGCCGCCAACATGGCTGAGACCGACCGGCGAACGATGGCCTATTACGCCATTCCTATGAGCGCTCTGATGGGGAACGCGGGCGCAGCCGTTGCCCAGTTCATTGAACGAAGATATCCCGGGGCGAAGCGTCTGCTCTTCCTCTGCGGTAAGGGCAACAACGGCGGCGACGGAATTGTTGCGGCAAAGGTTCTTGCGGCGACGGGTGATCGTGAGATCACGGTTGCGATTCTGGGCGAGGTCTCCGACTTGAAAGAGACGCCCGCGACGGAGTTACGAGCGCTGCAGAGGGCGGCTCCGCAAGTGACGGTTATCGGAATGAAAGAAGGCTCGCTCCCGGAGTTCGAGAGCTTCGACCTGATCGTGGACGCGATCGTCGGGACGGGATTCAAGCCGCCTTTGAGTGGATTGGGGGCCTTAGTCCGCGATCGCGTTGCTTCGCTGCGGACGCCGGTCGTGGCGGTGGATCTTCCTTCCGGCTGGGACGCGGACTCGGCGGAGCAGCAGTCACCTAATGCGTTTCGGGCGGATGCGGTGGTGACGTTTACCGCGCCGAAGCTCGCGCATGTCTTCGGTGCGCTAACGCGAGGGAACGTCTTCGGGCCGGTCGTCGTTGCGGAGATTGGATCGCCGGATGCGGTGATTTCCAGCTCGGGCGATCTGCACTGGGGCGGAGCTTCCAAGACGGTTGCGCAGACGCCCAGAGACGTCAACTCGAACAAGGGCAAGTTCGGGCATGTCCTTCTCATCGGAGGGTCGTATGGGACGGCGGGCGCGCCTTCGATGTCTTCCCTGGCTGCGATGCGGACGGGAGCGGGCTTGGTGACGGCAGCGGTGCCGGAGAGCATTGTGAATCTTGTCGCACAGATTGCTCCGGAGCTGATGATCGCGCCGCTGACCCAAGGCACCGAAGGCGCGGTGGATCTCAGGAATCTGGACCGGCTGGACTCGCTGATGAAGAAGATCTCGGTAGTGGCTGTTGGGCCGGGGTTATCGACCAAGGGCGACGCTTCGGAGTTTGCGCGGCAGCTTGTGGCGAAGACGACGGTGCCGATTGTGATTGACGCAGATGCTTTGAACGCCTTCGATGTGTCGCGCACTCATCTCCTTGATGGCGTTGGCCGCACCATCGTGCTGACGCCGCATCCGGGCGAGTTCTCTCGCCTGACCGGGCTGACGGTGAAAGAGGTCGAGGCTGATCGGATCAACCTCGCCCGTAACTTTGCCACGAAGCATCATGTCACGCTGGTGCTGAAGGGATGGCGGACGCTGATCGCGCATCCGGATGGCAGCATCGCGGTGAACACGACGGGGAATCCATCGATGGCGAAGGGTGGCAGCGGCGACATTCTTACAGGCATCGTCGCCGCGATGCTGGCGCAGTTTCCGGGCAGTGTTGCCGAGGCTGTCGAAGCAGCGGTGTATTTGCATGGGCTTGCTGGCGACTTCGCCGCCCATGCGATGGATGAGCACACGGTGTTGGCGACGGACACGGTCGCGCACCTTTCCGACGCATTCCGCTACCGGACGCGCGATACGGACGGATTTACCTGGATTACGGGACTGAACAAGAGATGA
- a CDS encoding class I SAM-dependent methyltransferase, whose translation MAKRKNAPEPIHPFDAIHGVETSGLIPAGDLVTGHSSDKHVTAYYGVAPSILRSLVDLWLDTAPAHPIERYSFIDIGAGKGRAILVASELPFRQVIGIELNPSMADIAQRNVDHWIATHAADPTASPHAPVRLVEQDALEFDFPRTPCIAFMFHPFEAPLMKKLLARIESQFAHRPGELDILYVNAECASVFDRNPAFTRLWFGKVAMSAEDHAADLEAIAQQRDYGSTGDEECAIYRYVGRGTTAKAA comes from the coding sequence GTGGCGAAGCGAAAGAACGCGCCTGAGCCTATCCACCCCTTCGACGCCATACACGGCGTCGAGACCAGCGGCCTCATCCCCGCGGGCGATCTCGTCACCGGCCACAGCAGCGACAAGCACGTGACCGCCTACTACGGCGTCGCGCCGTCGATCCTGCGTAGCCTCGTCGACCTCTGGCTCGACACAGCTCCCGCTCACCCTATCGAGCGCTACAGCTTCATCGACATCGGAGCAGGCAAGGGCCGCGCCATCCTCGTCGCCAGCGAGCTTCCCTTCCGCCAGGTCATCGGCATCGAGCTCAACCCCTCCATGGCCGACATCGCGCAGCGCAACGTCGACCACTGGATCGCCACCCACGCCGCCGATCCAACCGCATCACCGCACGCGCCCGTCCGCCTGGTCGAGCAGGACGCGCTCGAGTTCGACTTCCCGCGCACACCCTGCATCGCCTTCATGTTCCATCCCTTTGAAGCGCCGCTGATGAAGAAACTGCTGGCGCGCATCGAGAGCCAGTTCGCGCATCGTCCCGGCGAACTCGACATCCTCTACGTCAACGCCGAGTGTGCCTCCGTCTTCGATCGCAACCCAGCATTCACACGCCTCTGGTTCGGGAAGGTCGCAATGTCAGCGGAAGACCACGCCGCCGATCTCGAAGCCATCGCGCAGCAGCGCGACTACGGCTCGACGGGCGATGAGGAGTGCGCGATCTATCGATACGTTGGGCGGGGAACTACGGCAAAAGCTGCCTAA